In Topomyia yanbarensis strain Yona2022 chromosome 2, ASM3024719v1, whole genome shotgun sequence, one DNA window encodes the following:
- the LOC131680278 gene encoding V-type proton ATPase subunit H isoform X1, with amino-acid sequence MSEVQDLMSSLPDDKIDMIAATSVLQQQAGDIRQNKPNWSSYMQSMMISQEDFACVSSLDKDKKSQAQYLQENPSQCAKTFLNLLAHVSKDQTIQYILVMIDDLLQEDRTRVQVFHDYAIKRKESVWAPFLNLLNRQDGFIVNMASRVVGKLACWGQELMPKSDLHFYLQWLKDQLTVAAQKLLKEMEAAEKKRAEEAAALHHGHGHHAHHGGVSGGDHHHHHHHHHHQQITEKYREISSVIDEPRQRVEGESLHVSLTNNEYIQSVGRCLQMMLRVDEYRFAFVTVDGISTLISILSSRVNFQVQYQLVFCLWVLTFNPLLAEKMNKFNVIPILADILSDSAKEKVTRIILAVFRNMIEKPEDLQVAKEHCIAMVQCKVMKQLQILEQRRFDDEDIAADLEFLIEKLQNSVQDLSSFDEYSTEIKSARLEWSPVHKSAKFWRENAQRLNEKNYELLRILVHLLETSKDPLVLSVASYDIGEYVRHFPRGKHVIEQLGGKQLVMQLLAHEDPNVRYEALLAVQKLMVHNWEYLGKQLEKDNEKAPPTGATISGKA; translated from the exons ATGTCGGAAGTTCAGGATCTTATGTCATCCCTGCCGGATGATAAAATCG ATATGATTGCTGCTACAAGCGTTTTGCAGCAGCAGGCAGGAGACATACGACAGAATAAGCCCAACTGGTCATCTTACATGCAGTCGATGATGATATCTCAAGAGGATTTCGCTTGTGTGAGCAGCTTGGATAAGGACAAGAAATCACAGGCCCAGTATCTGCAGGAAAACCCAAGTCAATGTGCCAAGACGTTCCTGAATCTGCTTGCCCATGTATCCAAGGATCAAACCATTCAGTACATCCTGGTGATGATTGACGATCTGCTGCAGGAGGACCGCACGAGGGTACAGGTTTTTCACGATTATGCCATCAAACGTAAGGAGAGCGTTTGGGCGCCGTTCCTGAATCTGCTAAATCGGCAGGATGGGTTCATTGTAAACATGGCATCCCGAGTCGTGGGAAAACTCGCTTGCTGGGGTCAGGAACTGATGCCGAAGTCGGATCTACACTTCTATCTGCAGTGGCTAAAGGATCAGTTGACGGTCGCT GCTCAAAAGCTGTTGAAAGAAATGGAAGCAGCGGAAAAGAAACGTGCTGAAGAAGCAGCCGCCCTCCACCATGGACACGGACATCACGCTCATCATGGCGGAGTCAGTGGTGGTgatcaccatcatcatcaccaccatcatcatcatcagcagaTCACGGAAAAATATCGTGAGATATCGAGTGTCATTGATGAGCCCCGCCAACGCGTGGAAGGCGAATCGCTTCACGTCTCCCTAACG AACAACGAATATATCCAATCGGTGGGTCGCTGCTTGCAGATGATGTTGCGTGTTGATGAGTACCGTTTCGCATTCGTCACAGTCGACGGCATCAGTACACTGATCAGTATTCTGTCCTCGCGCGTAAATTTCCAG GTTCAATACCAGTTGGTGTTCTGTCTGTGGGTTCTAACGTTCAACCCACTGCTGGCGGAAAAGATGAACAAGTTTAACGTTATTCCCATTCTGGCTGACATTTTGAGCGACAGTGCCAAGGAGAAGGTCACCCGTATAATACTAGCCGTGTTCCGCAACATGATCGAGAAGCCGGAAGATCTACAGGTTGCCAAGGAGCACTGCATTGCCATGGTACAGTGCAAGGTAATGAAGCAACTGCAGATTTTGGAACAGCGTCGCTTCGATGACGAGGACATTGCTGCGGATTTGGAATTTCTGATCGAGAAACTGCAGAACTCCGTACAGGACCTGAGCTCGTTCGATGAGTATTCTACGGAAATTAAGAGCGCTCGGCTCGAGTGGTCCCCGGTGCACAAGTCGGCCAAGTTCTGGAGAGAAAATGCCCAACGTTTGAATGAGAAAAATTATGAACTATTACGTATATTGGTCCACTTATTGGAAACCTCAAAGGATCCTCTGGTACTGTCCGTTGCTAGTTACGACATTGGCGAGTATGTGCGTCACTTTCCAAGAGGAAAACA TGTCATTGAGCAACTGGGAGGAAAACAATTGGTCATGCAGCTACTAGCCCACGAAGACCCGAACGTACGCTACGAGGCCCTGTTGGCCGTCCAGAAACTTATGGTTCACAACTG ggAATATCTTGGCAAACAACTGGAGAAGGATAACGAAAAAGCTCCTCCTACTGGAGCTACAATCAGCGGAAAGGCATAA
- the LOC131680278 gene encoding V-type proton ATPase subunit H isoform X2 has translation MSEVQDLMSSLPDDKIDMIAATSVLQQQAGDIRQNKPNWSSYMQSMMISQEDFACVSSLDKDKKSQAQYLQENPSQCAKTFLNLLAHVSKDQTIQYILVMIDDLLQEDRTRVQVFHDYAIKRKESVWAPFLNLLNRQDGFIVNMASRVVGKLACWGQELMPKSDLHFYLQWLKDQLTVANNEYIQSVGRCLQMMLRVDEYRFAFVTVDGISTLISILSSRVNFQVQYQLVFCLWVLTFNPLLAEKMNKFNVIPILADILSDSAKEKVTRIILAVFRNMIEKPEDLQVAKEHCIAMVQCKVMKQLQILEQRRFDDEDIAADLEFLIEKLQNSVQDLSSFDEYSTEIKSARLEWSPVHKSAKFWRENAQRLNEKNYELLRILVHLLETSKDPLVLSVASYDIGEYVRHFPRGKHVIEQLGGKQLVMQLLAHEDPNVRYEALLAVQKLMVHNWEYLGKQLEKDNEKAPPTGATISGKA, from the exons ATGTCGGAAGTTCAGGATCTTATGTCATCCCTGCCGGATGATAAAATCG ATATGATTGCTGCTACAAGCGTTTTGCAGCAGCAGGCAGGAGACATACGACAGAATAAGCCCAACTGGTCATCTTACATGCAGTCGATGATGATATCTCAAGAGGATTTCGCTTGTGTGAGCAGCTTGGATAAGGACAAGAAATCACAGGCCCAGTATCTGCAGGAAAACCCAAGTCAATGTGCCAAGACGTTCCTGAATCTGCTTGCCCATGTATCCAAGGATCAAACCATTCAGTACATCCTGGTGATGATTGACGATCTGCTGCAGGAGGACCGCACGAGGGTACAGGTTTTTCACGATTATGCCATCAAACGTAAGGAGAGCGTTTGGGCGCCGTTCCTGAATCTGCTAAATCGGCAGGATGGGTTCATTGTAAACATGGCATCCCGAGTCGTGGGAAAACTCGCTTGCTGGGGTCAGGAACTGATGCCGAAGTCGGATCTACACTTCTATCTGCAGTGGCTAAAGGATCAGTTGACGGTCGCT AACAACGAATATATCCAATCGGTGGGTCGCTGCTTGCAGATGATGTTGCGTGTTGATGAGTACCGTTTCGCATTCGTCACAGTCGACGGCATCAGTACACTGATCAGTATTCTGTCCTCGCGCGTAAATTTCCAG GTTCAATACCAGTTGGTGTTCTGTCTGTGGGTTCTAACGTTCAACCCACTGCTGGCGGAAAAGATGAACAAGTTTAACGTTATTCCCATTCTGGCTGACATTTTGAGCGACAGTGCCAAGGAGAAGGTCACCCGTATAATACTAGCCGTGTTCCGCAACATGATCGAGAAGCCGGAAGATCTACAGGTTGCCAAGGAGCACTGCATTGCCATGGTACAGTGCAAGGTAATGAAGCAACTGCAGATTTTGGAACAGCGTCGCTTCGATGACGAGGACATTGCTGCGGATTTGGAATTTCTGATCGAGAAACTGCAGAACTCCGTACAGGACCTGAGCTCGTTCGATGAGTATTCTACGGAAATTAAGAGCGCTCGGCTCGAGTGGTCCCCGGTGCACAAGTCGGCCAAGTTCTGGAGAGAAAATGCCCAACGTTTGAATGAGAAAAATTATGAACTATTACGTATATTGGTCCACTTATTGGAAACCTCAAAGGATCCTCTGGTACTGTCCGTTGCTAGTTACGACATTGGCGAGTATGTGCGTCACTTTCCAAGAGGAAAACA TGTCATTGAGCAACTGGGAGGAAAACAATTGGTCATGCAGCTACTAGCCCACGAAGACCCGAACGTACGCTACGAGGCCCTGTTGGCCGTCCAGAAACTTATGGTTCACAACTG ggAATATCTTGGCAAACAACTGGAGAAGGATAACGAAAAAGCTCCTCCTACTGGAGCTACAATCAGCGGAAAGGCATAA